A genomic stretch from Flavobacterium nitratireducens includes:
- a CDS encoding site-specific integrase produces the protein MKTKVSILFYAKRAKASVNGLIPIYTRITINGKRIELSSNRFVEISKWSTESGKMKGNSEEARSINSHLDMLKIQIIDIQMELVHKKIPVTAETLKSKILGVDERARMLIPIFQDHNNKIKELVGKEYAPGTLERYTTSLKHTIEFMQWKYNVSDIDITKIDHAFVTDYEFWLRSVRNCANNTAVKYLKNFNKIIKLCLANDWLEKNPFANYKSKVKEVERVYLTEAEIQSIIEKDFKTERLSLVRDIFLFSCFTGLAYIDVKNLTKSHISFGIDGEKWIFTHRQKTESASKIPILPVTQMIIDKYENHPQCNNEDKLLPILSNQKMNAYLKEIAGVCEIEKELTFHIARHTFATTVTLTNGVPIESVSKMLGHKNLRTTQHYAKVLDRKVSEDMKILKNKFVGNIKAPKKNVI, from the coding sequence ATGAAAACAAAAGTATCTATTCTCTTTTACGCAAAGAGAGCCAAAGCCAGTGTAAACGGTTTAATACCCATCTACACACGTATTACAATCAATGGAAAAAGAATTGAATTGAGTTCAAACCGATTTGTAGAAATATCCAAATGGTCTACAGAATCAGGCAAAATGAAAGGCAACTCAGAAGAAGCTCGTTCAATAAATAGCCATCTGGATATGTTGAAAATTCAAATTATAGATATTCAAATGGAATTAGTACACAAAAAAATTCCAGTAACAGCCGAAACACTCAAAAGCAAAATACTAGGAGTTGATGAAAGAGCAAGAATGCTAATTCCTATCTTTCAAGACCACAATAACAAAATAAAGGAACTCGTTGGCAAAGAATACGCTCCAGGAACATTAGAACGCTACACTACTTCACTCAAGCATACTATTGAGTTTATGCAATGGAAATACAACGTTTCAGATATTGATATTACAAAGATTGACCACGCCTTTGTTACGGATTACGAGTTTTGGTTACGAAGCGTTAGAAATTGTGCTAACAATACAGCTGTTAAATACCTAAAAAACTTCAATAAAATTATCAAGCTTTGCTTGGCCAATGACTGGTTAGAAAAAAATCCTTTTGCCAACTACAAATCAAAAGTTAAAGAAGTTGAACGAGTTTATTTGACCGAAGCTGAAATTCAAAGCATAATTGAAAAAGATTTCAAAACAGAAAGACTTTCGCTAGTTCGCGATATCTTCCTTTTTAGCTGCTTTACAGGTTTGGCATACATTGATGTCAAAAACCTAACAAAATCACATATAAGCTTCGGTATTGATGGCGAGAAATGGATATTCACTCACAGACAAAAAACAGAAAGTGCTTCCAAAATCCCAATCCTTCCAGTTACACAAATGATAATCGATAAATATGAAAATCATCCACAATGTAACAACGAGGATAAACTACTACCTATTCTATCAAACCAAAAAATGAACGCTTATTTAAAAGAAATAGCTGGAGTTTGTGAAATTGAAAAAGAACTTACATTTCACATTGCTAGACATACTTTTGCAACAACAGTAACACTTACTAATGGAGTTCCTATCGAAAGCGTAAGTAAAATGCTAGGTCATAAAAACTTGAGAACTACTCAACATTATGCTAAAGTGCTGGACAGAAAAGTGAGTGAAGATATGAAAATATTAAAAAATAAATTTGTGGGAAATATAAAGGCACCTAAAAAAAATGTAATATAA
- a CDS encoding DUF6660 family protein, producing MKLLNYILSIYLIALSCLPCADMEVNSAAHKVVEISSNHDEKSHNHDKENDLCSPFCSCNCCGSQIVSYFKVLSFNFAVVSKTIKTQLPSYTSKFASNFYGSIWQPPQIA from the coding sequence GTGAAACTCTTAAACTACATATTATCAATCTATCTAATTGCACTATCATGCTTGCCTTGTGCAGATATGGAAGTAAATAGCGCGGCACACAAAGTAGTTGAAATTTCATCTAATCACGATGAAAAATCACACAACCATGATAAAGAAAACGATTTGTGTTCACCTTTTTGTAGTTGTAATTGTTGTGGCTCACAAATAGTAAGTTATTTTAAAGTGTTAAGTTTTAATTTTGCAGTAGTTTCAAAAACAATCAAAACCCAATTACCGTCTTACACCTCTAAATTTGCTTCCAATTTCTACGGAAGTATTTGGCAACCACCTCAAATAGCATAG
- a CDS encoding LolA family protein: MKKLIQITFFLLISFTSQAQDKKAKALLDQVTAKVKSYNNIVIDFKYSLNNSKENINQDSKGNVTLKGNQYVLNFMGMTKIFDGKKTYTIVPEDEEVNISSVNENDDNAVTPSKMLTFFNSGYKYSMDILQNVRGRKIQYIKLIPINAKDQRKEILLGIDVQTKHIYNLIETGKKGTKTTLTVNSFKTNQPLSKNQFTFVANKYPNYYINKLD, from the coding sequence ATGAAAAAGCTTATTCAAATTACATTTTTTTTACTTATTTCTTTTACAAGCCAAGCACAAGACAAAAAAGCCAAAGCTCTTTTAGACCAAGTTACTGCCAAAGTAAAAAGCTACAACAATATTGTAATTGATTTTAAATACTCACTTAATAATAGTAAAGAAAATATCAATCAAGATAGCAAAGGAAATGTTACCCTAAAAGGAAATCAATATGTACTTAACTTTATGGGAATGACTAAAATATTTGACGGTAAAAAAACCTATACCATTGTTCCTGAAGACGAAGAAGTAAACATTTCATCTGTAAACGAAAATGATGACAATGCTGTGACTCCTTCTAAAATGCTTACTTTCTTTAATAGTGGTTACAAATATTCGATGGATATTTTACAAAATGTAAGAGGAAGAAAAATTCAATACATCAAATTAATTCCAATTAACGCTAAAGACCAAAGAAAAGAAATTCTTTTAGGTATTGATGTACAAACAAAACACATCTACAACTTAATCGAAACTGGAAAAAAAGGAACTAAAACCACTTTAACCGTTAATTCTTTTAAAACCAATCAACCTTTATCAAAAAATCAATTTACCTTTGTAGCTAATAAATACCCAAATTACTACATCAATAAATTAGATTAA
- a CDS encoding LptF/LptG family permease, whose translation MKILDKYLLKTYLITFATVFVILFFIFILQTIWLFIAELAGKDLDITMIIKFLLFSMPRIVPLVLPLSVLLSSIMTFGNLAENYEFAAMKSSGISLQRAMRGLTIFIIFLSFVAFLFANNVIPYAEYKFINFRKNIAQLKPAMAITEGQFSDVGFYNIRVDKKLGENGNILKGITIHKKPVSGEGGKTVIKAKDGELISSEQSSILQLVLNNGNYYEDITPRQFNDRKKYPFAKSSFKKYTINIDLSQLNDIDADKEKVTNSNTMLNVNELNYTLDSLKKDFKTEIASYSENINQRTIIQNTTFNNPGNIAAEKKQKKLPFDILSLYDNTAKVSILSNATNNLNSVGYSIEGSKTNLEVKQKNINTHLLALYDKFVIAYGCIMMFFIGAPLGAIIRKGGLGLPIIFAVLIFISFHFINTFGKRFAQENGMTPFMGSWMSSIILTPLAILLTYRATNDIGLINMDVILAPVQKLFQKIIPNKNKNT comes from the coding sequence GTGAAAATTCTCGATAAATACTTATTAAAAACATACTTGATTACATTTGCTACGGTATTTGTAATCTTGTTTTTTATATTCATATTGCAAACTATTTGGCTATTTATAGCTGAACTAGCAGGGAAAGACTTAGATATCACGATGATTATCAAATTCTTGCTTTTCTCTATGCCTAGAATTGTTCCTTTAGTATTACCTCTTTCTGTACTACTATCGTCAATTATGACTTTTGGAAATCTTGCCGAGAATTATGAATTTGCTGCAATGAAATCCTCTGGAATCTCCTTGCAAAGAGCCATGAGAGGTCTTACTATTTTCATTATTTTCCTCAGTTTTGTTGCTTTCCTATTTGCTAATAATGTAATTCCTTATGCTGAATATAAGTTTATTAATTTCAGAAAAAACATAGCACAATTAAAACCTGCTATGGCAATAACCGAAGGACAATTTAGTGATGTAGGTTTTTACAATATTAGAGTTGATAAAAAATTAGGCGAAAACGGCAACATACTTAAAGGAATTACCATTCATAAAAAACCTGTGAGTGGTGAGGGTGGCAAAACCGTTATTAAAGCTAAAGATGGAGAATTGATTAGTAGTGAACAATCCAGTATTTTACAACTCGTTTTAAACAACGGTAATTACTACGAAGACATTACTCCTAGACAATTTAACGACAGAAAGAAATATCCTTTTGCCAAAAGTTCGTTTAAAAAATACACAATCAATATTGATTTGTCACAATTAAACGATATTGATGCCGACAAAGAAAAAGTTACGAATTCGAATACAATGCTTAATGTAAACGAATTAAATTATACCCTAGATTCTTTGAAAAAAGATTTCAAAACAGAAATTGCATCCTATTCTGAAAATATTAATCAAAGAACTATTATTCAAAATACTACTTTTAACAATCCTGGAAATATAGCAGCAGAGAAAAAGCAAAAAAAATTACCTTTTGATATTCTATCATTATACGATAATACTGCAAAAGTAAGTATTTTATCCAATGCCACTAATAATCTAAACAGTGTAGGTTACAGTATTGAAGGAAGTAAAACAAATCTAGAAGTGAAACAAAAAAACATCAACACACACTTATTGGCTTTATATGATAAGTTTGTTATTGCCTATGGTTGTATCATGATGTTTTTTATTGGAGCACCACTTGGAGCAATTATCAGAAAAGGAGGTCTTGGCTTACCTATTATTTTTGCGGTATTAATATTTATATCGTTTCACTTTATCAACACTTTTGGAAAAAGATTTGCTCAGGAAAATGGAATGACACCATTTATGGGCTCATGGATGTCTTCAATAATATTAACTCCACTAGCAATATTATTAACATACCGAGCTACAAATGACATTGGTTTAATAAACATGGATGTAATTTTAGCCCCTGTTCAAAAACTTTTTCAAAAAATCATCCCTAATAAAAATAAAAACACCTAA
- a CDS encoding CusA/CzcA family heavy metal efflux RND transporter, which yields MLDKIIQFSIKNKFIILLFTLVLVAWGSYSIKQLPLDALPDVTNNQVQIITTAPTLASQEVEQLITYPLEQSVKTIPKVIELRSISRFGLSVVTVVFKDDVDIYWAREQIFQRLSQANENIPAYAGSPELAPISTGLGEIYQYDVYAKKGYEDKYDAVKLRTIQDWIIIPQLQGVEGVAEVSTWGGKLKQYEIAVNPNTLNSLGVTITEIFEALEKNNQNTGGAYIEKDQYSYFIRGVGMATGIKDLENVVVTNKNGSPILVRNVAEVREGVALRYGASTKDGKGEIVCGMALMLKGENSSAVVDRIKEKMIQINKSLPEGVVAEAFIDRGKLVENAIGTVTKNLLEGALIVIFVLILFLGNLRAGLIVASVIPLAMLFAVILMNYFGVSGNLMSLGAIDFGIIVDGAVIIVEATMHHLQKLKRKKDLTQSEMDKEVYQSASKIRNSAAFGEIIILIVYLPILALVGTEGKMFKPMAMTVGFAVIAAFILSLTYVPMMSAMFLSKNTEHKSNFSDRMMAWFEGIYTPFLEKTLRLKKAVLAISLGLFVLAIVIFQNMGGEFIPTIEEGDLALNATIMTGSSLSQMVKTTTEYEKILKAKFPEIKTIVAKIGSGEIPTDPMPIESGDLIIVLKDKKEWTGKYENWEDLANAMKEEMEAIPGANIEISQPIQMRFNELMTGSRSDIAIKIFGDDLEVLDAKAKELISKVKGIEGIGDLKAEKVTGLPQITVKYDYNKIALYGLNITDINQIIRSSFAGESAGKIYEQSKRFDVVVRMDSASRTDITDVSNLFVPLPNGQQVPLSQVATVSYEQGPVQVSREDGKRRITVGLNVRGRDIKSVVEEIQQKLDKNFKLPAGYYVTYGGQFENLIEASKRLSIAVPIALGLIMVLLFFTFNSMKQAGLIFTAIPLSAIGGVFALWVRGMPFSISAGIGFIALFGIAVLNGIVLISYFNQLKAEGITDPLQRVLIGTKTRLRPVLMTASVASLGFMPMALSTSGGAEVQKPLATVVIGGLISATLLTLIVLPILYLLFEKGIKGRKKIKTTFVTSIVLLISSFSFAQNSQPVTLQKAIEMAKTNNIDLKIADKEIEKQTVLKKTAFQADPLQVQYQGGQFNSADYDHNVSVQQYFPIGRITKANRQLQEELVKLSEKRKALSEYEIEKAVTIAYYQYLYGISIQKLNADLLAIYSKFLKNAELRFETGESGKIEVISAKAKSKEIETQQAQLEFDLAIYQKQLQFFIQTEENIVPDSSTPMQFSIQKDENQSKVETLVTDYYTQQISVYEKEANTFKALRTPRLGLGYFAQTIDTKAYFQGFTAGLQIPLFGGVNSAKAKASAISISQSQLELDKNKLALKLKMQELKNDFEKQQKALEYYQKEGLQYAEQIIATAQKSYANGDMSYWSYISFLNQAIDIKKQNAEATNLYNQSAIQLQFPSISNN from the coding sequence ATGTTAGACAAAATCATACAGTTCAGTATTAAGAACAAGTTTATAATACTATTATTTACTTTAGTTCTAGTAGCTTGGGGAAGCTATTCTATCAAACAATTACCTCTTGATGCGTTACCAGATGTAACAAACAATCAAGTACAAATAATTACGACTGCACCTACTTTAGCTAGTCAAGAAGTCGAGCAGTTAATTACTTATCCGTTAGAGCAATCGGTAAAAACCATACCAAAAGTAATCGAGTTACGAAGTATTTCTCGTTTCGGACTTTCAGTAGTAACCGTTGTTTTTAAAGACGATGTAGATATTTATTGGGCTAGAGAACAAATATTTCAACGCCTTAGTCAAGCCAATGAAAATATTCCTGCTTATGCGGGTTCTCCAGAGTTAGCACCAATATCAACAGGATTAGGCGAGATTTATCAGTATGATGTCTATGCTAAAAAAGGATATGAAGACAAATATGATGCTGTAAAATTACGAACCATTCAAGATTGGATTATTATTCCACAATTACAAGGTGTTGAAGGCGTTGCCGAAGTTAGTACTTGGGGTGGAAAACTAAAACAATATGAAATCGCAGTTAATCCAAATACATTGAATAGTTTGGGAGTAACCATTACAGAAATTTTTGAAGCGTTAGAGAAAAACAATCAAAATACAGGAGGGGCTTATATTGAGAAAGACCAATATTCATATTTTATTCGTGGTGTTGGTATGGCAACTGGTATCAAAGATTTAGAGAATGTTGTGGTTACTAACAAAAATGGTTCGCCAATTTTAGTTCGAAATGTAGCAGAAGTCCGCGAAGGTGTAGCATTACGTTATGGTGCTTCTACCAAAGATGGAAAAGGTGAAATAGTTTGCGGAATGGCACTTATGCTCAAAGGAGAAAATTCAAGTGCTGTTGTCGATAGAATCAAAGAAAAAATGATTCAGATAAACAAAAGCCTGCCTGAAGGTGTTGTCGCCGAAGCCTTTATCGACAGAGGAAAATTAGTCGAAAATGCTATTGGTACAGTTACTAAAAACTTATTGGAAGGAGCATTAATAGTAATTTTTGTATTGATTTTATTTCTCGGGAATCTTCGTGCTGGGCTAATTGTCGCTTCCGTTATTCCGTTGGCGATGCTTTTTGCAGTTATCCTAATGAATTATTTTGGAGTAAGTGGAAATCTAATGAGTTTAGGAGCAATCGATTTTGGAATTATTGTTGATGGTGCCGTAATTATTGTTGAAGCCACAATGCATCATTTGCAAAAGCTCAAAAGAAAAAAGGATTTAACCCAATCTGAAATGGATAAAGAAGTATATCAATCGGCTTCAAAAATTAGAAATAGTGCTGCTTTTGGAGAAATAATTATTCTGATTGTTTATCTGCCAATATTAGCATTAGTGGGTACCGAAGGAAAAATGTTCAAACCAATGGCTATGACAGTTGGTTTTGCTGTAATTGCAGCATTTATACTTTCGTTGACTTATGTGCCGATGATGAGCGCGATGTTTTTATCTAAAAACACCGAACACAAATCCAATTTTAGTGATAGAATGATGGCTTGGTTCGAAGGAATATACACTCCATTTTTAGAAAAAACCTTGCGTTTGAAAAAAGCCGTTTTAGCAATTTCATTAGGATTATTTGTATTAGCAATAGTTATTTTCCAAAATATGGGTGGCGAATTTATTCCAACCATTGAGGAAGGAGATTTAGCTCTTAATGCTACCATTATGACAGGAAGCTCGCTTTCGCAAATGGTAAAAACAACCACAGAATACGAAAAAATCCTAAAAGCAAAATTCCCAGAAATAAAAACTATTGTTGCCAAAATTGGTAGTGGTGAAATTCCAACCGATCCCATGCCTATTGAAAGTGGTGATTTAATTATCGTACTAAAAGACAAAAAAGAATGGACAGGCAAATATGAAAATTGGGAAGATTTAGCCAATGCAATGAAAGAAGAAATGGAAGCCATTCCAGGTGCCAATATCGAAATTTCACAGCCTATTCAAATGCGATTCAACGAATTAATGACGGGAAGCCGAAGTGATATTGCCATTAAAATATTTGGAGACGATTTAGAAGTTTTGGATGCCAAAGCAAAGGAATTGATTTCGAAAGTAAAAGGCATTGAAGGTATTGGCGATTTAAAAGCGGAAAAAGTAACAGGTTTACCGCAAATTACTGTAAAATACGATTACAATAAAATTGCCTTATATGGTTTGAATATTACAGATATTAACCAAATCATCCGTTCCTCATTTGCAGGAGAAAGTGCCGGTAAAATTTACGAACAAAGCAAAAGATTTGACGTAGTAGTTCGAATGGATTCCGCTAGTAGAACAGATATTACCGATGTGAGTAATTTATTTGTTCCCTTGCCAAATGGACAGCAAGTACCACTTTCACAAGTAGCAACTGTTTCTTATGAACAGGGTCCTGTTCAGGTTTCGCGTGAAGATGGAAAGCGCAGAATAACAGTTGGGTTAAACGTTCGTGGAAGAGACATAAAAAGTGTTGTCGAAGAAATTCAACAAAAATTAGACAAAAATTTTAAACTTCCTGCGGGTTATTATGTAACCTACGGTGGACAATTTGAAAACTTGATTGAAGCTTCCAAAAGACTTTCTATAGCTGTACCTATCGCATTAGGTTTAATAATGGTTTTATTGTTTTTTACATTCAATAGTATGAAGCAGGCAGGATTAATATTTACAGCTATTCCATTATCTGCTATTGGTGGTGTTTTTGCTTTGTGGGTGCGAGGAATGCCTTTTAGTATTTCGGCAGGAATTGGATTTATAGCCTTGTTTGGAATTGCAGTATTGAATGGGATTGTATTGATATCGTATTTCAATCAGCTAAAAGCTGAAGGAATAACAGATCCACTGCAAAGGGTTCTAATTGGCACAAAAACACGTTTGCGTCCGGTTTTAATGACAGCCTCAGTAGCTTCTTTAGGATTTATGCCAATGGCATTATCAACAAGTGGCGGTGCGGAAGTACAAAAGCCATTGGCAACTGTAGTTATTGGCGGATTAATATCAGCCACATTACTAACATTAATCGTTTTGCCTATACTGTATTTACTATTCGAAAAAGGAATTAAAGGAAGAAAAAAAATCAAAACAACATTTGTTACCTCAATTGTTTTATTGATAAGTAGTTTTTCTTTTGCTCAAAATAGTCAGCCTGTTACATTACAAAAAGCAATCGAAATGGCAAAAACCAATAACATTGATTTAAAAATTGCCGATAAAGAAATTGAAAAACAAACGGTGCTGAAAAAGACAGCATTTCAAGCCGATCCTTTGCAAGTACAATACCAAGGAGGGCAATTCAATAGTGCCGATTATGATCATAATGTTTCAGTACAGCAATATTTCCCAATTGGAAGAATTACAAAAGCCAACCGACAATTACAGGAAGAATTGGTAAAATTATCCGAAAAGCGAAAAGCATTATCAGAATATGAGATTGAAAAAGCAGTAACAATTGCCTACTATCAATATTTGTATGGTATTTCTATTCAAAAATTAAATGCCGATTTATTAGCCATTTATTCGAAATTTCTTAAAAATGCCGAACTTCGTTTTGAAACGGGCGAGAGTGGAAAAATTGAAGTAATCAGTGCCAAAGCAAAATCAAAAGAAATTGAAACCCAACAAGCTCAACTCGAATTTGATTTGGCTATTTATCAAAAGCAATTACAGTTTTTTATTCAAACCGAAGAGAATATTGTACCAGATAGTTCAACACCAATGCAGTTTTCAATTCAAAAGGATGAAAACCAATCAAAAGTAGAAACTTTGGTAACGGATTATTACACACAACAAATTTCAGTCTATGAAAAAGAAGCCAATACTTTTAAAGCGTTGCGAACACCAAGATTAGGATTAGGTTATTTTGCACAAACCATTGATACTAAAGCCTATTTTCAGGGATTTACTGCAGGTTTACAAATTCCTTTATTTGGAGGTGTAAATTCGGCTAAAGCTAAAGCATCGGCCATCAGTATTTCACAATCCCAATTAGAATTAGACAAAAATAAATTGGCTTTGAAATTGAAAATGCAGGAATTGAAAAATGATTTCGAAAAACAGCAAAAAGCATTAGAATATTATCAAAAGGAAGGTTTGCAGTATGCAGAACAAATAATTGCAACAGCTCAAAAAAGCTATGCTAACGGCGATATGAGTTATTGGTCCTACATCAGTTTTTTGAATCAGGCTATCGACATCAAAAAACAAAATGCCGAAGCAACCAATTTGTACAATCAAAGTGCTATTCAATTGCAATTCCCATCCATTTCTAACAATTAA
- the tpx gene encoding thiol peroxidase has product MASITLGGNPINTAGELPKVGSKLADFKLVKNDLSVASLSDFSGKKLVLNIFPSIDTGTCATSVRKFNETAANLENTAVLCISRDLPFAQKRFCGAEGIENVINLSDFQEGSFGKANGLEIVDGPLKGLHSRVLIVADADGTILHTEQVVEIANEPNYEAALAVL; this is encoded by the coding sequence ATGGCTTCAATTACATTAGGAGGAAATCCAATAAACACTGCGGGTGAATTACCAAAAGTAGGTTCAAAATTGGCAGATTTTAAATTAGTAAAAAACGATCTTTCCGTAGCTTCTTTGAGCGATTTTAGTGGAAAAAAATTAGTTTTAAATATTTTCCCTAGTATTGATACAGGAACATGTGCTACTTCAGTAAGAAAATTTAATGAAACAGCAGCTAATTTAGAAAACACAGCTGTTTTATGTATTTCTAGAGATTTACCATTTGCTCAAAAACGTTTTTGTGGTGCAGAAGGAATTGAAAATGTAATCAATTTATCTGATTTTCAAGAAGGAAGTTTTGGTAAAGCTAATGGATTAGAAATTGTTGATGGTCCTCTAAAAGGTTTACATTCTAGAGTGTTAATTGTAGCTGATGCAGACGGTACAATTTTACACACTGAGCAAGTTGTTGAAATTGCTAACGAACCTAATTATGAAGCTGCATTAGCAGTACTTTAA
- a CDS encoding diacylglycerol kinase yields the protein MAFQKDNTFVSGRLKSVGFAVRGALKLISTEHSVMVQTSLGVILTITGFVIGLNQTEWLFQTFAIGLVLSIEGLNTAVEKIADFIHPDYHEKIGFIKDIAAGSVFFAAMTAIIIGLIIYVPHFI from the coding sequence ATGGCTTTTCAAAAAGACAATACCTTTGTTTCTGGAAGGTTAAAAAGTGTTGGCTTCGCTGTAAGAGGTGCTTTAAAACTCATCTCCACTGAACATAGTGTAATGGTTCAAACCTCTCTAGGTGTTATTTTAACGATAACAGGATTTGTTATTGGATTAAACCAAACAGAGTGGTTATTTCAAACTTTTGCAATAGGTTTAGTACTAAGCATTGAAGGATTGAACACTGCAGTAGAAAAAATAGCCGATTTTATCCATCCCGATTACCACGAAAAAATTGGTTTCATAAAGGATATTGCTGCTGGTTCTGTATTTTTTGCAGCTATGACAGCAATTATTATTGGTTTAATCATATACGTACCTCACTTTATTTAA
- the ribB gene encoding 3,4-dihydroxy-2-butanone-4-phosphate synthase, with amino-acid sequence MVKDKIKLNTIEEAIEDIRQGKIILVVDDENRENEGDFLAAAEKATPEMINFMATHGRGLICAPLSESRCKELGLQVMVSNNTDPMETAFTVSVDLRGNGVTTGISASDRAKTILALTNPATKPHDLARPGHIFPLIAKEGGVLRRTGHTEAAIDFARLAGFKPAGVIVEVMNEDGTMARLPQLVKIAKKFDMKIVSIEALVAYRMQHDSIIVKKEDFDINTRFGTYRLRAYEQITNKQIHIALTKGNWNLGEPILTRIHSSQVNNDLLGTLTNNVDQQLDSMFKIINENGRGAVIFINQDMTAVNLLNRITELKELQAQGTMKAPKVVIDTKDYGIGAQILHDLDISKIRLVSNSAQTKRVGMIGYGLEITEYINY; translated from the coding sequence ATGGTAAAAGATAAAATAAAACTTAACACAATTGAAGAAGCAATTGAAGATATCCGTCAAGGAAAAATCATCTTAGTTGTTGATGATGAAAACAGAGAAAATGAAGGTGATTTTTTAGCCGCAGCAGAAAAAGCGACTCCTGAAATGATTAATTTCATGGCCACTCACGGTCGCGGATTAATTTGTGCTCCGTTAAGCGAAAGTCGTTGTAAAGAACTAGGTCTTCAAGTAATGGTTAGCAATAATACTGATCCTATGGAAACCGCATTTACAGTTTCGGTAGATTTAAGAGGAAACGGAGTAACAACGGGAATTTCGGCATCGGATAGAGCTAAAACAATTTTAGCATTAACAAATCCTGCTACTAAACCCCATGATTTAGCTAGACCTGGACATATCTTTCCTCTAATTGCTAAAGAAGGTGGTGTTTTAAGAAGAACTGGTCATACTGAAGCTGCAATAGACTTCGCAAGATTAGCTGGGTTTAAACCTGCTGGAGTTATTGTTGAAGTAATGAATGAAGATGGCACAATGGCAAGGTTACCTCAATTGGTCAAAATTGCTAAAAAATTCGATATGAAAATTGTTTCTATAGAAGCGCTTGTTGCCTATCGAATGCAACACGATAGTATCATCGTTAAAAAAGAAGATTTTGATATCAACACTCGTTTTGGAACATACCGATTGAGAGCCTACGAACAAATAACCAATAAACAAATCCATATTGCTCTAACAAAAGGGAACTGGAATCTTGGTGAACCTATTCTAACAAGAATCCATTCGTCACAAGTAAACAATGACTTATTAGGAACCTTAACTAATAATGTTGACCAGCAATTGGATTCAATGTTTAAAATTATCAATGAAAATGGACGCGGGGCGGTAATATTTATCAATCAGGATATGACGGCAGTAAACTTACTTAATCGCATTACTGAGTTAAAAGAATTACAAGCCCAAGGAACTATGAAAGCACCTAAAGTAGTCATAGACACTAAGGATTATGGTATTGGAGCTCAAATTTTACATGATCTCGACATTTCAAAAATCCGTTTAGTATCTAACTCTGCACAAACAAAAAGAGTGGGAATGATAGGTTATGGACTTGAAATTACAGAATATATCAATTATTAG